The genomic region GGTCAAGTACACCGGCCCGGCCGGAGCCAACGGCCTCAAGGGCGAGATCATTCAGTCCATCGCAGTCTATCCACCGGCAAACATCCCCAGCGTGATCGCGATGGCCGACAAACAGGACCGGGCCGATACCGACCTGACGTACAGCAATATCACTATGGGAACTGCCAGCTTCACGGGCACGGGATTTACCGGCAAGGCCCCGGCCGGGCTGTACATCAAGCCGACGAACGTCAACCCGCTTGTCACCGGCTCCGAACACCACGATGTCTCGGCCGAGCTGAAAGCCGATGTGGCGGAGATCGTCTTCTCGAAAGGATCTATCTTCGAGGTCATCCGGGTGACCGGGCCGAGCGCCGACATGGAAACGGTGACGTCGCTTGCTGAAAAAGCCTATGCGAAGATTCCCTGATCCTCTTTTCTTTTACTCAATAGCCCGCTGATGGATCTCCGGCCCGGAGATTCCTGCAATAAACAAGCGAACCGGTAAGCCCTTTGTTATTACCGTAATTTTCAGGAAAGAGAACGATCAACCGGCCGGTGGATCGGTCAATCGCGCCGGGAGAGATCCATCTGGATCCGTTCGCCCTGGGTGATTGCCCGGAGGAGTGCCTGCGCTCCCGCCAGATCGCCCTCCTCGGCGCTGGAGCGGATGGAGAACGTGGCATCGGTCAGGAGTTTCTTTGCAAGCACCCGGGTCAGGTCGTCGACAATCCCGACAATCCGTGGATCTTCGGTGCCGAGCCGGGCAAGGGCCCGGTCCCGCTCGCGGGAGCGGACCGACTCGGCCCAGGTGTGCAGGGCGGCCAGCGACTCGTCGGCATTCTTCCGGTTCAGGTGGCGGAGGAAGAGCTGGAGTTCTTCGCCGACAAACGCATGGGCCCGGTCCGCCTCGGCCCTCCGGGTGCTCATGGTCTGCTCGTTGACCGAGCGGAGGTTGTCGATGGTGAAGAGCCGGACCCCGTCAACCGTCTCGGCCCCCGGCTCGACATCCCGCGGCTGGGCGATATCGATGACGATGAGCGGGCGTGGGTGTCCTTCAACAGGCCAGCACCGGTCCCGCATGGCCCGTGAGAGCTCCTGCCGGTGGATGACCGGGTGGGGGGCGGAGGTACAGGAGATCACGACATCGGAGAGGGTGATGTAGTGGTACAGCTCGGACATCCGGACCGCTTTTCCCCCGATCTTGTCGGCAAGGATCTCCGCCCGGCCATAGGTCCGGTTCGCCACATACATGGCAGTCAGTTTCTTGGCGGCAAGCGCCTGGGCCACGAGCAGGCCCATCTCGCCGCTCCCGACAACAAGAATATGTTTGCCTTCGAGGCTGCCTATCTCGGCCTCGGCCAGCAGGACTGCAGCCGATCCCACCGAGACCGCTCCCCGGTTGATGGAAGTCCTCCTCCGGACTTCGATCCCGACATGGATCGCTTTATTGATGCAGAGCTCGAGAAAGTCGCCGGCAGTCCCAGCTTCCTGGGCATCCGAGAGAGATTTTTTGAGCTGCCCGATGATCTGGTCTTCCCCGACAATCATCGAATCGATGCCGGAGGCGAGCGTGAAGAGGTGGCGCAAAGCCCCGGTGCCTTCGTGGACAAAGAATCCGTCCCGGCCCTGGTCCGCAAGGAAGGTGCGGAGATCCTCCGCAGTGCCTTCGACAAAAACTTCCACCCGGTTGCAGGTCTGGAGAAGGATGACGCCGGGAAAGCGATCCTTTGCTGCTTCGAGGAATTCCGGTTCGCCGGAGAACCGGAAGGCTTCAAGGGCCGTGACATTTGCCGTGTGATGGCTGACCCCGGCGATTGCGATCGGGACCTGCCCTTGTTCATCCATGGACATACCTCGCAACGATCTCCTTCCAGGTTGCTGCCGGATCTTCCCCGAGCGCTTCCCAGACAGAGGGGCTGTCAAGAATTTCTGTCAATATCGCGGACCGCTTCTCCTGGTCAGGCACGGTCTCTTTGAGTTCCTCGCGGAGGCGCTGCTGCAGTTCGATCATTGCATCGAGCGCCGGGTAATCGCGTTCGATCTTCTCCCGGATAAAGCGGGAGATCGCCGGGCTCGCTCCCCCGGTGCTGATCGCGATCGTGTAATTCTTGCCCCGGGCAACGGCCGGGAGCATGACAGAGCCGGCATTCCCGTCGGCATTGTTGAAGAGGATATGTGCCTCGGCGCAGAGCCTGCCGATCCGGTTGTTCTGCTCCGGGTCGGAGAGGGCCGCAATCACGAGGAATGCACCGGCCAGTATTTTCCTGAGCGACCCGTCGGATGCCGACTCAAGATCCAGTTCTTCGCGCCGGACCGGAAGAGCGAGAATGGCAGGAGAGAAGGAGCGGCTCAGCACCGTCACATCCGCTGTTGTAAAATAAGCGCACTTCCGTGCGGCAACTTCCCCTCCCCCGAATATGATGACACGCCGGCCCGAACAATCCACGAAGAGAGGGATCATCTCGTATAGATAGAGCGATTGCTTACATTAAGATGTTGGAATCTCTTCCGCAGGAGCCGTCTACCATGCACCCGGGAAAGACCGGGGAGGATCCGGGAAAATTATGCGGGCACCCGGGCCTGACACCACATCCCGGGCTTTCCTCCGCCGGTGCGGGTCCGAACGCGGACTCCTGCGGTTCGATATGCTTAAATCGTTTGAATGCTCACATTGTAGAGCACACTGCGCCGATAGTGTAGTGGTTATCACTAGGCGTTGCCAACGCCTAAACCCGGGTTCGAGTCCCGGTCGGCGCACTTGTTTTGTTGTCTTGCTGAAGAGCAGGGCGAATGGCTGTAATTTTAAGTTCTTTCGTAATGTA from uncultured Methanoregula sp. harbors:
- the hemA gene encoding glutamyl-tRNA reductase; the encoded protein is MSMDEQGQVPIAIAGVSHHTANVTALEAFRFSGEPEFLEAAKDRFPGVILLQTCNRVEVFVEGTAEDLRTFLADQGRDGFFVHEGTGALRHLFTLASGIDSMIVGEDQIIGQLKKSLSDAQEAGTAGDFLELCINKAIHVGIEVRRRTSINRGAVSVGSAAVLLAEAEIGSLEGKHILVVGSGEMGLLVAQALAAKKLTAMYVANRTYGRAEILADKIGGKAVRMSELYHYITLSDVVISCTSAPHPVIHRQELSRAMRDRCWPVEGHPRPLIVIDIAQPRDVEPGAETVDGVRLFTIDNLRSVNEQTMSTRRAEADRAHAFVGEELQLFLRHLNRKNADESLAALHTWAESVRSRERDRALARLGTEDPRIVGIVDDLTRVLAKKLLTDATFSIRSSAEEGDLAGAQALLRAITQGERIQMDLSRRD
- a CDS encoding bifunctional precorrin-2 dehydrogenase/sirohydrochlorin ferrochelatase; amino-acid sequence: MIPLFVDCSGRRVIIFGGGEVAARKCAYFTTADVTVLSRSFSPAILALPVRREELDLESASDGSLRKILAGAFLVIAALSDPEQNNRIGRLCAEAHILFNNADGNAGSVMLPAVARGKNYTIAISTGGASPAISRFIREKIERDYPALDAMIELQQRLREELKETVPDQEKRSAILTEILDSPSVWEALGEDPAATWKEIVARYVHG